CTTCAAGGATGCGCATTGCCAAACGGGCCCCACGAGAAAAGGACTTGTCTACATTATTACCATGCTCATCGTATACTGAACCATCTCGTATCTCAGCTGGAGGACGCGGTATTGACAATCCACCTAAAATTTCTGGACAGACAGGAATGACTTCCTTATCCTCTAGGAACTTTAAAACATTTGCGTTTAGATTATTCCCACCATTGTATTTACAATTTACTCCTAATAAACAAGCGCTGACTAAAACTTT
This DNA window, taken from Erysipelothrix larvae, encodes the following:
- a CDS encoding DUF523 domain-containing protein — encoded protein: MKVLVSACLLGVNCKYNGGNNLNANVLKFLEDKEVIPVCPEILGGLSIPRPPAEIRDGSVYDEHGNNVDKSFSRGARLAMRILEDNDIDCVILQSRSPSCGVRQIYDGSFSGTLIDGQGVFAKACIEAGYRVYDADEF